A genomic stretch from Sphaerodactylus townsendi isolate TG3544 linkage group LG15, MPM_Stown_v2.3, whole genome shotgun sequence includes:
- the LOC125443960 gene encoding histone H2B 1/2/3/4/6-like, with protein sequence MPEPAKSAPAPKKGSKKAITKTQKKGDKKRKKSRKESYSIYVYKVLKQVHPDTGISSKAMSIMNSFVNDIFERIAAEASRLAHYNKRSTITSREIQTAVRLLLPGELAKHAVSEGTKAVTKYTSSK encoded by the coding sequence ATGCCTGAGCCAGCCAAGTCCGCCCCTGCCCCGAAGAAGGGCTCCAAGAAGGCCATCACCAAGACCCAGAAGAAGGGCGACAAGAAGCGCAAGAAGAGCCGCAAGGAGAGCTACTCCATCTACGTCTACAAAGTCCTCAAACAGGTCCACCCGGACACCGGCATCTCCTCCAAGGCCATGAGCATCATGAACTCCTTCGTCAACGACATCTTCGAGCGCATCGCTGCTGAGGCCTCCCGCCTGGCTCATTACAACAAGCGCTCCACCATCACCTCCCGCGAGATCCAGACCGCCGTCCGCCTCCTCCTGCCCGGGGAGTTGGCCAAGCACGCCGTCTCCGAGGGCACCAAGGCCGTCACCAAGTACACCAGCTCCAAGTGA
- the LOC125443962 gene encoding histone H4: MSGRGKGGKGLGKGGAKRHRKVLRDNIQGITKPAIRRLARRGGVKRISGLIYEETRGVLKVFLENVIRDAVTYTEHAKRKTVTAMDVVYALKRQGRTLYGFGG; the protein is encoded by the coding sequence ATGTCTGGTCGCGGCAAGGGAGGCAaagggctggggaaagggggcGCCAAGCGGCACCGCAAAGTGCTCCGCGACAACATCCAGGGCATCACCAAGCCTGCCATCCGCCGCCTGGCCCGCCGCGGGGGCGTCAAGCGCATCTCGGGCTTGATCTACGAGGAGACCCGCGGGGTGCTCAAGGTCTTCCTCGAGAACGTCATTCGCGACGCCGTCACCTACACCGAGCACGCCAAGAGGAAGACGGTCACCGCCATGGACGTAGTTTACGCCCTCAAGCGCCAGGGACGCACCCTCTACGGCTTCGGCGGCTGA
- the LOC125443961 gene encoding histone H2B 1/2/3/4/6-like — MPEPAKSAPAAKKGSKKAVTKTQKKGDKKRKKSRKESYSIYVYKVLKQVHPDTGISSKAMSIMNSFVNDIFERIAAEASRLAHYNKRSTITSREIQTAVRLLLPGELAKHAVSEGTKAVTKYTSSK, encoded by the coding sequence ATGCCTGAGCCCGCCAAGTCCGCGCCGGCCGCCAAGAAAGGCTCCAAGAAGGCCGTCACCAAGACCCAGAAGAAGGGCGACAAGAAGCGCAAGAAGAGCCGCAAGGAGAGCTACTCCATCTACGTCTACAAGGTGCTCAAGCAGGTCCACCCGGACACCGGCATCTCCTCCAAGGCCATGAGCATCATGAACTCCTTCGTCAACGACATCTTCGAGCGCATCGCTGCTGAGGCCTCCCGCCTGGCTCATTACAACAAGCGCTCCACCATCACTTCCCGCGAGATCCAGACCGCCGTCCGCCTCCTCCTGCCCGGGGAGCTGGCCAAGCACGCCGTCTCCGAGGGCACCAAGGCCGTCACCAAGTACACCAGCTCCAAGTGA
- the LOC125443956 gene encoding histone H3, whose product MARTKQTARKSTGGKAPRKQLATKAARKSAPATGGVKKPHRYRPGTVALREIRRYQKSTELLIRKLPFQRLVREIAQDFKTDLRFQSSAVMALQEASEAYLVGLFEDTNLCAIHAKRVTIMPKDIQLARRIRGERA is encoded by the coding sequence ATGGCCAGAACCAAGCAGACGGCGCGCAAGTCCACCGGCGGGAAGGCCCCTCGCAAGCAGTTGGCCACCAAGGCTGCCCGCAAGAGCGCTCCGGCCACGGGCGGGGTGAAGAAGCCGCATCGCTACCGGCCGGGGACCGTGGCCCTGCGCGAGATCCGGCGCTACCAGAAGTCCACGGAGCTGCTCATCCGCAAGCTCCCCTTCCAGCGCCTGGTGCGCGAGATCGCGCAGGACTTCAAGACCGACCTGCGCTTCCAGAGCTCGGCCGTCATGGCCCTGCAGGAGGCCAGCGAGGCCTACCTGGTGGGGCTGTTCGAGGACACCAACCTGTGCGCCATCCACGCCAAGCGCGTCACCATCATGCCCAAGGACATCCAGCTGGCCCGACGCATCCGCGGGGAGAGGGCTTAA